The sequence below is a genomic window from Inediibacterium massiliense.
ATGGAACTCCAAAGCTCTTTAAATTACATAAATGAATTAATATAATAATCAAACCTAATATAATCCCATATAATCCAAATACTCCTGCTAATATCATAAGAGAAAATCTGAGTATGCGAAAAGCAATAGCAAAGCTATAGTTTGGAGTTGTATAAGCAGCCATTGCTGTAAGTGCTACAACAATCACCATCAAAGGACTTACAATTCCAGCTTGAACTGCCGCTTGACCTAACACCAACCCCCCTACAATCCCAATGGTTGATCCTATAGGTCCTGGAAGCCTGACTCCAGCTTCTCTTAATAGTTCTAAAGAACCCTCCATAATAAATGTTTCAATAAATGCAGGAAAAGGTACATTCATTCTACTTCCAGCTACATACAAAGCCAGATCTGTAGGTAGCATTCCAGGATGATAAGAAGTAATAGCTATATAAAGACTTGGAAGAAACAATGCAAATACAATAGATATAAACCTTAAAATTCTTAAAGCAGATGCAATCAAAAACCTTTCACTATAATCCTCTGGAGATTGTAATAAAGTAACAATGGTTGCAGGAATCAAAAGAACAAAAGGAGTATTATCTACAATAATAGCTACCCTTCCTTCTAATAATGCAGCCGAGACAACATCTGGTCTTTGCGTATTCTGAATTTGGGGAAAAGGTGACTTCCACTGATCTTCTATAAATTGTTCTATGTATCCGCTTTCTAAAATGGCATCAATTTTAATTTCATCCAATCTTTTTTTGACCTCTTTTAATATGTCTTTATTTACAATCTCTTCTATATATAAAATAGCTATATCTGTCTTTGATCTTTCTCCTATCTGCATTTGTTTTATTTTGAATTTAGGATCACGAATTCTCCTTCTTACTAAAGCAGTATTAATTCTTAGTGTTTCTACAAATCCTTCTCTTGGTCCACGAATAACTGTTTCTGTTGAAGGTTCACTAATAGATCGAAACTCCCATCCTTTTGAAGCAATAACAAAAAACTTGTCCCATTTGTCTACGATCAAAATCGTATCTCCACAAAGAATTGTATCAATAGCTACATTCATATCATCAATCTCTTTTATATCTGCTACAGAAATAGATTGTTTTTTGATTTCTTCAAAAAGTTTTTCCTTCATCAAATGAGGTTCTTTTAAAATATCAGAGGATAAAAGCATCAAACTTTTTAAAACATATTCCTGTAAAAGATCTTTGTTGGATATACCTTCTGCATATACAAGTGCAAAATTCATTTTTTTATCTTTCATAGGTTGAAATTCTCTATAAATCACATCATCACAATTACTTAAAATTTCTTTGATTGTATCTAAATTTTTTTGGTAGTCTTCTTTAATTGGAATTTTTACTTTTTCTTCTTTAGGCTGAAATAAATCATCAAAAAAACTCATAAGAAAATAGCTCCTTTCTTCATACTATTTTAAGAACAATATAAACTCCTATTCCGCCTATAATATATACTAGCCCTACTCCTTTACAAATTTTTGCTTCCCTATATAATTTCTTCTTCTTTAAATTTTTACTATCTATCCATAAAGAAAAAAATCCTATCCCTAAAACTAAAAATACCAAATACAAAGAATAAATATCCTTTAGTTTTTCATAAAAATATAAAATTATTTTTTCCAAGTTTCATCACCCGCTTTTCAAAGTCTATAATATAATATTTACCTTTTTTGAAAGGGATATACAAAAAAAGAACAGCATTTGCTGTTCCTCAAACTATTGGCAAACTATATTTTAGCAAAGTCATAAAATTCGAAACCATTATTGAGAATTTGTGAAAATATAGAATAAGTGAGAAAATCATTAGCATTACACTGTTTGAACATAGTGAGTTTGTAATGCTATTTTCGATCGTTTCTTCATATTTTCCAAATTTGAAAATTGGTTACATTTTTTATGACTTTGTATACAAGATAAGGAACAGCATTTGCTGTTCCTTTTTTAAATTATTCATTATATGTTTTTACAATATATACTTGATTATATATTTTACTTAAATTTTCATAAGCAGATTTTGCTTTATTATAATCTTTGTAAATTCCAAACACCGTAGGACCACTTCCGCTCATTATACTTCCTAATGCTTGGTATTCTAACATCTTCTTTTTAATATCTTTTATAATAGGATGCATACTTTCCGTTACAGGCTCTAATACATTACATAAATTTTCAGAAAGAATCTTTATATCTTTATTTTTTAGAGCCTCAATCATAACTTCCGTCTTAGGATGATCTATAATTTGTTCTACATTTAAATTACCATATACACTAGCCGTTGAAACACTTATATTAGGTTTACATAAAACAATCCATTCCTGAAATCCTTGTATAGAAGTTAATTTTTCTCCTATTCCCTCTGCAAGGGCTGCTCCTCCCAAAATACAAAATGGAACATCTGCCCCTAAATTCACCCCTAAATCCATCAATTCTTTTTTGGTAGCTTTAAGATTAAAAAGTTCATTCATTCCAATCATAACTGCTGCTGCATCTGTACTTCCACCTGCCAGTCCTGCTGCTACAGGAATATTTTTATGAATGTAAATTTCAATCCCTTGTTTAATACCAAAATGATGAATCATAAGCTGTGCTGCCTTATATGCAATATTCCCTTCATGATTGGGTATATATTCACAATTTGAATTTAAAATAATTCCATTTTTAATAATTTTCAAACTAATTTCATCATATAAATCGATTTGCTGCATAATCATCTTCACTTCATGATATCCGTCTTCTCTTCTTTTTAGAACATCTAGTGATAAATTGATTTTTGCTCTTCCTTTTATTTCTAATTTTTCCATTTTACTCACCTCTTTTGTTCTTTCGTATTATTTTATCATTTTTTCCGTATCATTGTACATAAAATAAAAAAGCCTATAAGTTTATAGGCTCTGACTGCTGACAAAGTATATTGTAGCAAAGTCATAAAATTCGCAAGCTCATGGCGCCAACGAAATCTTTTCATTTCATTCAATATTTCCGTTGCTTAAAATTCGGAACAATTATTGAGAATTTAGTGACGTTTTTTATGACTTTGTCTACAAACTTAAGCCTATAAGTTCATAGGCTTTTAAACTAAGTTTTTAAAACTCATATACAAAAGTTTTTTGAATCACAATCTGATCTCCAGGATAAATAGAATCTGCCTTTTCAATATGATTGGTTTCAATCAATTCCTCCACAGTGGTATTATATCTCTTAGCAATCTTCCAAATTGTATCTCCTGGTTGTACATAATATATAGTAATACTTGGTCTTTTGCTCATATCTACTTTTTCATCTAATTCTTGTGCATCTACAATAACTTCTATTTTCATTTTTTCTTTCACTGTACAATTGGCTCCTATGTTGATTCTTACTTCTATTTGTTCTGGATTAATTAAACTATAATCTATATCATAAGTATGTAGTTCTACTTCTGCCTCCATGTTTTCCTTTGCTTTAGGAATTTCCACAAAGTGTCTAAAAGGAATTTCTTGTGCAAAATTCTTGACTCCCTTTTCTTCATCTTGACATAAATACAATACATTTGTTTCTAAAACACCTTCTATGATTACTTTTTCATCATTTAAAGTCATATCTGTCATGACAGGCCTTGCATTCACATGAAGCACCTTCAAAATTTGTAATGCATCGTCAGGTATATCTAGCATTTCTTTTACAATCACATTTGCTGTATTATCGCCTACTTTTTCATAAAAGAAAACAGGTTTTTTATCTATTTTTAAAACCTTTGTTGGAGAATATGCATCCACTAAAACTTCGTTTTGTTCTATCTCACTTACTACTGCATCAATCTTAATTACAGCTTCTACTTCTACGATTCTTTTATCTCCATCTACATTTTCTTTGATCTCTGTATATACTTCATCTCCTTTTAACTTAATTTTGCTTTCCATATCCTTCATAGCATTGGGGATTTCAACAAAATGAGTAAAAGGAACTTCATTTCTCATTATACATAAAGAATTCTTTTCATCATCTCCAACATACAAAGTATTGATTTTAACTACTCCACCTACAATAACCTTTCCGTCTGTAACCTGCCTTTCTTTTTCTACAGGATAAGCATCACATTTTACGATTTCTAAGATATCTGGCATACTTTCATCAATTTCAATTTTTTCTCTTACCATAGTCTCAGATTGGTTTGATCCTACTAGATCTTCATAATATATATTTTCTTTTAAAACCTGTACATCTTCTAAACCTTCTATCTTTCTAAGTACTTCCATTTTCGTAGTATCCATGCTTTTTCCTTCTAAATCCACAACTGCTTTAATCCCTATTTTTCTTTCATTGACTATATAAGAATCAATATGTTCTATAAAGGCACGAATATCCGTTCTCATATTAGGCTCTGTAGCTGGAATATCCATACTTTGATTAAAGCCTGCACTAGCATTCATGCCATACACAGGATACTCCCCTGTATCTGCAACATAAAGTATTTTAAAATTTATGACACCCTCTATGTTCACTTTATCCTTAAGAATTTCTTTTCCTGTAATACTAATATCACCATCTACAGATATAATTCTTGAAATATCAGGTTTTATATCCGGCACTAATATTTCTCCCTCTACAAGTGCTTGTGTATCCCCTCCACCAATTACTTGATCTATCTTTAGTAAATCTCTCATTAATTCCATAGCCATTGATTTTCCTCCTCCTTTAGTCCCTAAATCACACTACTATTTATCTCTTTCTATACTTATGATGAAGTACATAAAAAAAGAAGTGAAAAATAAATTTTTCACTTCTTTTTTAGAAATTTCTCTCCTTCTATAATCATTCTCTCAACATTTTCTTTAGCAGGAGATCCTTGTGACTTCTTTGATTCTATACAATTTTCTATTTTAATCACTTCAAAAATATCTTCTGTAAATACATTTGAAAATCCTTTCAATTCTTTTAGTGTTAAATCTTCAATATTCTTACTCGCCTCAATACAATAAAGAACTATTTTCCCTACTATTTCATGAGCACTCCTAAAAGCTACTTCTTTTTTCACAAGATAATCTGCTACATCTGTAGCATTCATAAATCCTTCTTTTGTATTCTTTTTCATCACATCTTTATTTACCTTCATTGTTAAAATCATTTCATTAAAAATATCAATACAAATGCTTACAGTTTCAATGGTATCAAATAAGGGAATTTTGTCTTCTTGCATATCTTTATTATAAGCTAGGGGTAGTGCTTTCATAATGGTCAATATATTGAATAGATTGCCATAAATCCTACCTGTTTTCCCCCTAATTAGCTCTGCTACATCAGGATTTTTCTTCTGTGGCATAATACTGCTCCCTGTACTATAAGCATCATCTAGCTCTATAAAGTTAAATTCAGCACTATTCCAAATAATCAATTCTTCGCAAAATCTGCTAAGGTGCATCATAACCAATGACATATCACTCATAAATTCAATAATAAAATCTCTATCACTTACTGCATCTAGTGAGTTTTCACATATATGAAAAAATCCAAGCTCTTCTTTTAAAAATTCTAAATCTGTATGATAAGTAGTTCCTGCCAAAGCTCCTGCCCCTAGAGGCATCACGTTGACTCTTTCATAGCAATCTTTTAGTCTTAAATAGTCTCTTTTAAACATTTGAAAATATGCCATCATATGATATCCCAAGGTAATAGGTTGTGCTCTTTGAAGATGTGTATACCCTGGCATAATCGTACTTATATGTTCTTTTGAAAGTAATACGAAAGTATTTAATAAATTTTTTAGTTTTTTAGAAATGCTATCCATTTCATCTTTTAGATATAATCTTAGATCTACTGCCACCTGATCATTTCTACTTCTTGCTGTATGAAGTTTTTTTCCTACTTCTCCAATACGATCCGTAAGAAATTTTTCAATGTTCATATGAATATCTTCATAGGCTGTTTGAAATATTATTTTTCCTTCCTCAATATCTTTTAAAATCTCTTGTAGTCCTTTTATAATCTTTTGTCCTTCTTCTTCTGTAATAATATTTGAATGCTTTAGCATTTTTGCATGAGCGATACTTCCTATAATATCATGCTTATAAAGTTTTTGATCAAAAGATATAGATGCATTAAATTCATCTACAATACTTGCTGTATTTTTTAAAAAACGTCCTCCCCATAGCTTCATGTTTTTATTTCTCTCCTTTTGAGTTTTTTTCATTCATCAAAGCACGGATTGTCAAAGGCAGTGAAAATAAGTTAATAAAACCTTCTGCATCCTTTTGATTATACACATGATCTTCTCCAAAGGTTACAAATTCTTCATTATACAATGAATAAGGTGAATAAGATGCAACGGGCGTGCAATTTCCTTTATAAAGTTTCATTTTCACCTTTCCACTCACACACTCTTGCGTACTATCCACAAATTTAGATAATGCAAGTCTAAGAGGCGTAAACCACAATCCATCATAAACAAGCTGTGCATACTTTTGTGCTACTATTTTTTTATAATTTAAAGTATCTCTATCTAAAGTAAGCTTCTCTAGTGCTTGATGTGCTTTAAAAAGCACCGTCCCTCCTGGTGTTTCATAGATTCCACGGGATTTCATACCTACTAATCTATTTTCAATAATATCAATCATTCCTACTCCATTCTCACCAGCTAATTGATTGAGTAGTTTCATCATAATTACTGGATCATAATCTCTTTCATTTATTTTTACAGGAATTCCTTTTTCAAACTCTATTTCTACAAAAGTAGGTACATCAGGAGCATTTTTAGGAGATACACTCATCATATATATACTCTCATCATGCTCATTCCATGGATTTTCCAAATTTCCTCCCTCGTGACTGATATGCCATATATTTTGATCCCTACTATAAATTTTTTCTTTTGTAACCCCAATTTGAATATTATGCTTTTTTGCATATTCAATACAATCTTCTCTAGATTTTAAATCCCACATTCTCCAAGGAGCAATAATTTTAAGATGAGGATCTAACGCTTTAATGGTGGCTTCAAAACGAACTTGATCATTTCCCTTACCTGTAGCACCATGAGCAATGGCAATAGCCCCCTCCTTTTGGGCTATCTCAACTAGTTTTTTTGCAATCAATGGTCTAGCAAAAGATGTACCCAATAAATAATCATCTTCATATACGGCAGATGCCTTAAGAGTTGGAAAAATATAATCCGTAATAAACTCTTCTACAACATCAATTACATAAACATTTACAGCTCCTGTTGCTAATGCTTTCTTCTTTACTTCCTCAAAATCTTCTTGTTGACCTACATTGACACATACAGCAATCACATCCATTCCATGTGTTTCCTTTAGCCAAGTAAGAATAACAGATGTATCCAATCCTCCAGAATATGCTAAAACTGCTTTTTCTTTTTTCAAATGAATTTCCCCTTTCTAATTTATATATTGAATATATTATAACAAAAATTTATAATTATTCAACATATTTATTCAGATTATTTTATAATTATTCACAAGCGTTAAGATATAAATAAAAAAAGATGAAAGCAAATGCTTTCATCTCAAAAAACAAAATACCTTCTGGCTTCCCCAGAAGGTTATTATCGTTAACTAGCTTGGATTTTTTTGTCATTGTTGCATAAGGTAATTTCAACTGTTTCTGTAAGTATATCTGAATAGCTGTAGGAAACTCTTCTTACCGTATTATATCCACCGTCTATACACACTACAAAGATGTCAGGGTAAGTTTCTTCAAGAATACCTTCTTTTACGCAGATCTTCTTTCTTCCTTTGTTGGCTTTTAATCTTACTTTTTCCCCAACAAGGTGTTCTACATCTCTTTTGATCCTAGCCAAATCATTCTTTTGAGCCATTGAATCACCTTCTTTCACATAATACAATACTATCATATCATATTACAGAACAATTGTCAAACACTTGACCTATTATTATATAATGGATATTTAATATTGTCAATAAACGTTTTAAGTTCCACAAGGAAAACATTTGCACTTTCATGTCCATACTACACGAAAATAGAAGAACACTTAGTTCTTCTACCCATAAGAGTAAAATCTTATTAAGCCTGTAGCCATAGCTTCTGCAATTTTATCTTGTGTTTTTTCTTCTCTTAATTTTTTTTCTTCTTCTGGATTCGTAATAAAGCCAACTTCAATATGAAGAACACTAGATTTTACTTCTCTAAGAAGATAGAATTCAGCTATTTTTGTTCCCCTTTTGATCAATCCTACTTTTTTATGGATTTCTTCTAAAATAAGATTTCCAAGAATTTCTCCCTCTTCATCTCCTCTATAATGATAAACTTCACTTCCTGATATATTAGAATTTAAAAAGGAGTTTTGATGAATACTTATAAAGAAATCAGGTCTTACCTCCTCAGCTAATTTGGCTCTTTTCCCAAGCGGAACATAAACATCTTCTTTTCTCGTTTCATATACTTTTGCTCCTAATCCCCTAAGCTTTTGAGCAAGCTTTAAAGATATACAAAGATTTACATCTTTCTCTCTCAGTCCTGTAGGTCCATATACATCTTCTGTATTTATCCCTCCATGACCTGGATCAAGTACTATTATTCTCCCCGTTAAAGGTTTATTTATACTGGGTTTATCAAAGTTTTTGATTTCTACTCCTGTAAAATAATATTTTAAAATTTCTTCTGCACTTTTTCCACTTTTAGCCATAGAATTTGCACCATACTGACAAAGGCCTAACCCCTCACCCTTTCCTTGCATTTCAATTTGAAAAGCGATAGGCTTCCATCCAAATCTTGTTAAATATCAACAAGAACAATTTAATGTCTTATTTTATAATGAATGATAATATCATTTTCTTCAAAAACTTCTATTTGATCTATCAATTGAGTAAAGATAAGTCTACGAAACTCATATTTACTCCATAGCTTGCTTATGGTTTTTTCCATATCTATTTTATTTTTATGACAAGGTTTATAATTATTCTTTTCATATAAAAAATTTTTCCTTATTAAAAGATTTTCTTTATCACATTGAAATTCTTTATATAAATAAAAAAACTCTTCTTCTGAGATATTTTTTTTCACCTTATCTTCATATAATGATTTTAATATATGTGTACTTTCTGCTAATCTTTTTTCTATAGTTGCCAATTCTTTTTCAACGCTTTTTCTTTGTTTCTGATGATAGACTATTTTTTGTAATTCTTTTTGGAATTTATCTAAATCCACAAACTTATTGACCAGATCCTTAACATCTTTTATGACCATTTCCTCTAACTTTTTTTCTAATATAGAATGTCTAGTGCATTCTTTTTTTCCATACTTTTTATAGGTAGAACATATTAAAAAATAATAACCCTTTGGCATTTTGTAATATGTCATATATCCTCCACAATCTCCACAAAAAGCTAATCCACTAAAAGATTTGACACTTTTTTTGGCTCCTTTATATTTTTTACTCTTTTGATTCATTAAATTTCTAACCATTTCAAAGGTTTCCTTTGAAACAATAGGATCATGAGTATTTTTTATGCTCAACCAATCTTCTTCCTTTAATCTTTTAATTTTTTTAGATTTATAATTAATTTTTTTAGATTTTCCTTGAGTAAGATCTCCTGTGTATGTTTTATTTGTAAGTATATTTTTGATAGTACTATGACACCATTTTGAACTTTTCATCAGAACTGGATTATAGTTTTTTATCTTTTTACTTTTA
It includes:
- the argH gene encoding argininosuccinate lyase → MKLWGGRFLKNTASIVDEFNASISFDQKLYKHDIIGSIAHAKMLKHSNIITEEEGQKIIKGLQEILKDIEEGKIIFQTAYEDIHMNIEKFLTDRIGEVGKKLHTARSRNDQVAVDLRLYLKDEMDSISKKLKNLLNTFVLLSKEHISTIMPGYTHLQRAQPITLGYHMMAYFQMFKRDYLRLKDCYERVNVMPLGAGALAGTTYHTDLEFLKEELGFFHICENSLDAVSDRDFIIEFMSDMSLVMMHLSRFCEELIIWNSAEFNFIELDDAYSTGSSIMPQKKNPDVAELIRGKTGRIYGNLFNILTIMKALPLAYNKDMQEDKIPLFDTIETVSICIDIFNEMILTMKVNKDVMKKNTKEGFMNATDVADYLVKKEVAFRSAHEIVGKIVLYCIEASKNIEDLTLKELKGFSNVFTEDIFEVIKIENCIESKKSQGSPAKENVERMIIEGEKFLKKK
- a CDS encoding argininosuccinate synthase, translated to MKKEKAVLAYSGGLDTSVILTWLKETHGMDVIAVCVNVGQQEDFEEVKKKALATGAVNVYVIDVVEEFITDYIFPTLKASAVYEDDYLLGTSFARPLIAKKLVEIAQKEGAIAIAHGATGKGNDQVRFEATIKALDPHLKIIAPWRMWDLKSREDCIEYAKKHNIQIGVTKEKIYSRDQNIWHISHEGGNLENPWNEHDESIYMMSVSPKNAPDVPTFVEIEFEKGIPVKINERDYDPVIMMKLLNQLAGENGVGMIDIIENRLVGMKSRGIYETPGGTVLFKAHQALEKLTLDRDTLNYKKIVAQKYAQLVYDGLWFTPLRLALSKFVDSTQECVSGKVKMKLYKGNCTPVASYSPYSLYNEEFVTFGEDHVYNQKDAEGFINLFSLPLTIRALMNEKNSKGEK
- a CDS encoding DUF3794 and LysM peptidoglycan-binding domain-containing protein, producing MAMELMRDLLKIDQVIGGGDTQALVEGEILVPDIKPDISRIISVDGDISITGKEILKDKVNIEGVINFKILYVADTGEYPVYGMNASAGFNQSMDIPATEPNMRTDIRAFIEHIDSYIVNERKIGIKAVVDLEGKSMDTTKMEVLRKIEGLEDVQVLKENIYYEDLVGSNQSETMVREKIEIDESMPDILEIVKCDAYPVEKERQVTDGKVIVGGVVKINTLYVGDDEKNSLCIMRNEVPFTHFVEIPNAMKDMESKIKLKGDEVYTEIKENVDGDKRIVEVEAVIKIDAVVSEIEQNEVLVDAYSPTKVLKIDKKPVFFYEKVGDNTANVIVKEMLDIPDDALQILKVLHVNARPVMTDMTLNDEKVIIEGVLETNVLYLCQDEEKGVKNFAQEIPFRHFVEIPKAKENMEAEVELHTYDIDYSLINPEQIEVRINIGANCTVKEKMKIEVIVDAQELDEKVDMSKRPSITIYYVQPGDTIWKIAKRYNTTVEELIETNHIEKADSIYPGDQIVIQKTFVYEF
- a CDS encoding recombinase family protein, yielding MKGEDYKKSVGIYCRLSNEDGENLLSNSIENQMNMLKKYADENYWHVYDYYIDDGYTGTNFDRPEFKRMIEDIKRGNISIVMTKDMSRLGRDYIQVGFYIEKFFPESGIRYIALNDGVDTKEEGINDDITPFKAIMNDYYSKDISKKIRSVLDLKRKEGKFIGSFAPYGYEKNPNHKGHLMIDEEASWVVEKIFDLYLSGKGLKAICIWLNDSKIPCPSVYKSKKIKNYNPVLMKSSKWCHSTIKNILTNKTYTGDLTQGKSKKINYKSKKIKRLKEEDWLSIKNTHDPIVSKETFEMVRNLMNQKSKKYKGAKKSVKSFSGLAFCGDCGGYMTYYKMPKGYYFLICSTYKKYGKKECTRHSILEKKLEEMVIKDVKDLVNKFVDLDKFQKELQKIVYHQKQRKSVEKELATIEKRLAESTHILKSLYEDKVKKNISEEEFFYLYKEFQCDKENLLIRKNFLYEKNNYKPCHKNKIDMEKTISKLWSKYEFRRLIFTQLIDQIEVFEENDIIIHYKIRH
- a CDS encoding spore germination protein, producing the protein MSFFDDLFQPKEEKVKIPIKEDYQKNLDTIKEILSNCDDVIYREFQPMKDKKMNFALVYAEGISNKDLLQEYVLKSLMLLSSDILKEPHLMKEKLFEEIKKQSISVADIKEIDDMNVAIDTILCGDTILIVDKWDKFFVIASKGWEFRSISEPSTETVIRGPREGFVETLRINTALVRRRIRDPKFKIKQMQIGERSKTDIAILYIEEIVNKDILKEVKKRLDEIKIDAILESGYIEQFIEDQWKSPFPQIQNTQRPDVVSAALLEGRVAIIVDNTPFVLLIPATIVTLLQSPEDYSERFLIASALRILRFISIVFALFLPSLYIAITSYHPGMLPTDLALYVAGSRMNVPFPAFIETFIMEGSLELLREAGVRLPGPIGSTIGIVGGLVLGQAAVQAGIVSPLMVIVVALTAMAAYTTPNYSFAIAFRILRFSLMILAGVFGLYGIILGLIIILIHLCNLKSFGVPYLSPFVATETTFKDFKDVLIRAPLRFMKKRPEFLHRRDNDRLRDTTVAIGEEEKDE
- a CDS encoding CLC_0170 family protein; this translates as MEKIILYFYEKLKDIYSLYLVFLVLGIGFFSLWIDSKNLKKKKLYREAKICKGVGLVYIIGGIGVYIVLKIV
- a CDS encoding N-acetylmuramoyl-L-alanine amidase family protein, with translation MQGKGEGLGLCQYGANSMAKSGKSAEEILKYYFTGVEIKNFDKPSINKPLTGRIIVLDPGHGGINTEDVYGPTGLREKDVNLCISLKLAQKLRGLGAKVYETRKEDVYVPLGKRAKLAEEVRPDFFISIHQNSFLNSNISGSEVYHYRGDEEGEILGNLILEEIHKKVGLIKRGTKIAEFYLLREVKSSVLHIEVGFITNPEEEKKLREEKTQDKIAEAMATGLIRFYSYG
- a CDS encoding Veg family protein → MAQKNDLARIKRDVEHLVGEKVRLKANKGRKKICVKEGILEETYPDIFVVCIDGGYNTVRRVSYSYSDILTETVEITLCNNDKKIQAS
- the ispE gene encoding 4-(cytidine 5'-diphospho)-2-C-methyl-D-erythritol kinase, giving the protein MEKLEIKGRAKINLSLDVLKRREDGYHEVKMIMQQIDLYDEISLKIIKNGIILNSNCEYIPNHEGNIAYKAAQLMIHHFGIKQGIEIYIHKNIPVAAGLAGGSTDAAAVMIGMNELFNLKATKKELMDLGVNLGADVPFCILGGAALAEGIGEKLTSIQGFQEWIVLCKPNISVSTASVYGNLNVEQIIDHPKTEVMIEALKNKDIKILSENLCNVLEPVTESMHPIIKDIKKKMLEYQALGSIMSGSGPTVFGIYKDYNKAKSAYENLSKIYNQVYIVKTYNE